One genomic region from Halosolutus amylolyticus encodes:
- a CDS encoding IclR family transcriptional regulator, translating to MGKNRNPRRIQAVDHAFEILGLLRDHDGMTVSEIANAVGLTPGTVHTHLTTMQAHGVVQKTDGKYQLGTYMIPFGENVRSNSRLFRAGKTEVDDLAAETGESVHLVVETLGREVLLYEEFGQNAVGEGLYLRNKGSPGRNLHCSAAGKAILAHMDEKKRETILDGYDFTPQTPNTITDEDALRDELQQIREENIARNDEEQIEGVRAVGCPIRHSDEVLGAISLSAPTRRFEGERFAQTIPEVVAKTANIIEVEFQTQ from the coding sequence TTCGAGATTTTGGGGTTACTGCGCGATCACGACGGTATGACGGTCTCGGAGATAGCGAACGCGGTCGGCCTCACACCCGGCACGGTCCACACGCATCTCACGACGATGCAGGCTCACGGCGTCGTTCAGAAGACTGACGGGAAGTACCAGCTCGGGACGTACATGATTCCGTTTGGGGAAAACGTTCGGAGTAATTCTCGACTGTTCAGGGCTGGAAAAACCGAAGTCGACGACCTCGCGGCGGAAACTGGCGAATCAGTACACCTCGTCGTCGAAACCCTCGGCCGTGAAGTCCTCCTCTACGAGGAATTCGGCCAGAACGCCGTGGGAGAGGGCTTATACCTCCGAAACAAGGGATCTCCGGGACGGAATCTTCACTGCTCGGCAGCTGGGAAGGCGATACTGGCCCATATGGACGAAAAAAAGCGGGAGACGATTCTCGACGGGTACGACTTCACGCCACAAACGCCGAATACGATCACTGACGAAGACGCCCTCCGTGACGAATTGCAACAGATCCGTGAAGAGAACATCGCTCGAAACGACGAAGAACAAATCGAAGGAGTTCGGGCAGTGGGATGTCCGATTCGTCACAGCGACGAGGTTCTCGGAGCGATCAGCCTCTCCGCACCAACGAGACGGTTCGAGGGAGAGCGCTTCGCCCAGACGATCCCGGAGGTCGTGGCGAAGACTGCTAATATTATCGAGGTTGAATTTCAGACCCAATAA